In one window of Bombus vancouverensis nearcticus chromosome 10, iyBomVanc1_principal, whole genome shotgun sequence DNA:
- the LOC143303268 gene encoding LOW QUALITY PROTEIN: uncharacterized protein LOC143303268 (The sequence of the model RefSeq protein was modified relative to this genomic sequence to represent the inferred CDS: substituted 1 base at 1 genomic stop codon), whose amino-acid sequence MPFELLHGGRQIIRSTNNSMVTRSKGLRCGSKTYTGWMQYFLLASVGLFQGRFRCSTRFQPRFXTLIILGCKK is encoded by the exons GGGAGGCAGATCATACGCTCGACGAACAATTCCATGGTTACAAGGTCAAAGGGACTGCGCTGTGGCTCGAAAACCTA CACAGGGTGGATGCAATATTTTC TACTGGCCTCTGTCGGGCTGTTTCAAGGCAGATTTCGTTGTTCCACGCGATTTCAACCGCGCTTTTAAACGTTAATAATATTGGGCTGTAAAAAGTGA